From the Bacillus tuaregi genome, one window contains:
- a CDS encoding LLM class flavin-dependent oxidoreductase produces MENQARKKLRDLTYSVLDLVPVLKGGTAGDSIKNTVDIAQHTEKWGYKRYWLAEHHNNPGISSSATPVLIGHVAANTSKIRVGSGGVMLPNHSSLVVAEQFGTLESMFPNRIDLGLGRAPGTDQLTAQALRRDYRSDGQDFPEQLAELREYFQPNKDEKELKVRAIPGLGLQIPIWLLGSSGFSAQLAGLLGLPFSFASHFSPENTLPALALYRNSFQPSKDLDKPYSMVCVNVIAADTDEEAQRLATTLQQYHLNIIRNTRGPLEPPVDHIDSICNSYEKAYLEQKLAKSIIGGPETVKLQLERFIEETQADEIMVNSQIYDHPARLRSFKIISDILNE; encoded by the coding sequence ATGGAAAATCAAGCTCGCAAAAAGTTAAGGGACTTAACCTATTCTGTTTTAGATTTAGTTCCTGTGTTAAAGGGCGGCACTGCAGGAGACTCTATTAAAAACACAGTCGATATTGCTCAGCATACAGAAAAATGGGGATATAAACGATACTGGCTGGCTGAACACCACAATAATCCTGGAATTTCCAGCTCTGCTACTCCTGTATTAATCGGCCATGTTGCCGCAAATACTTCTAAGATCCGCGTTGGTTCAGGTGGGGTTATGCTACCAAACCACTCTTCTCTTGTTGTGGCAGAGCAGTTTGGAACACTTGAATCTATGTTCCCTAACCGAATTGATCTTGGATTAGGACGCGCCCCAGGCACCGATCAGCTGACTGCACAAGCACTGAGGAGAGATTATCGAAGTGATGGTCAGGATTTCCCAGAGCAATTAGCCGAATTACGTGAATACTTTCAGCCAAATAAAGACGAGAAGGAACTAAAGGTTCGAGCGATTCCCGGACTCGGATTACAAATTCCAATCTGGTTGTTGGGTTCAAGTGGTTTTAGTGCACAGCTAGCTGGCTTATTGGGTTTACCGTTTTCTTTTGCCAGTCATTTTTCTCCAGAAAATACTTTGCCTGCTCTTGCCCTATATCGAAATAGCTTCCAGCCATCAAAGGACTTAGACAAACCCTATTCCATGGTATGTGTAAATGTAATTGCTGCAGATACTGACGAGGAAGCACAAAGACTTGCCACTACGTTACAGCAGTATCACTTAAATATTATTCGAAATACTCGCGGTCCTCTGGAACCACCCGTCGATCATATCGATAGTATTTGTAACAGCTATGAAAAAGCCTACCTTGAGCAGAAGCTTGCCAAATCTATTATCGGTGGACCTGAAACCGTAAAGTTACAGCTAGAACGATTTATAGAGGAAACACAGGCTGATGAGATAATGGTCAATAGTCAAATATACGATCATCCTGCACGATTACGTTCATTCAAGATTATTTCAGATATTCTTAATGAATAG
- the putP gene encoding sodium/proline symporter PutP, with translation MDINVPTLISIIIYLIGMLVIGIIAARKTKDLSDYVLGGRQLGGGVAALSAGASDMSGWLLLGLPGAMYIGGMSEIWLPIGLAVGAYLNWQFVAKPLRVYTEVANDSITVPDYFENRFGDNSKILRVVSAIVILLFFTFYTSSSLVGGAILLENSFGMDYELALWIGAAVILSYTLFGGFLAASWTDFIQGILMFLALIIVPAVAIYELGGWNETVQMIGNIDTSHLNVYSGATAIGVISLLAWGLGYFGQPHIIVRFMGIKSTSEIPKARLIGMAWMILSLFGAIFVGFAGISYFADSPLENSETVFIMFSQVLFNPWVAGFLLAAILSAIMSTVDSQLLVSSSALANDFYKSIFKKDASKKEEMIVGRIAVFGIAIIAILLGYSPDSKVLELVSYAWAGFGAAFGPVIVLSLFWKRMTRNGAIAGIVVGALTVIIWAQLTGGMFDIYELAPGFLFGVLAIIIVSLIDKVPSTAVQEKFDTYKTILKEN, from the coding sequence ATGGATATTAATGTCCCTACGTTAATTTCAATCATCATTTATCTAATCGGAATGCTGGTTATTGGAATTATTGCGGCAAGAAAAACAAAAGATTTATCTGATTATGTCCTTGGCGGACGTCAGCTAGGCGGTGGAGTTGCAGCACTCAGTGCTGGTGCTTCTGATATGAGCGGCTGGCTGTTATTGGGACTGCCAGGAGCTATGTATATAGGCGGTATGAGTGAAATCTGGCTTCCTATCGGTCTTGCAGTTGGAGCCTATTTAAACTGGCAATTTGTTGCGAAGCCATTGCGTGTTTACACAGAAGTGGCAAATGACTCGATTACTGTCCCAGACTATTTTGAAAATCGTTTTGGTGACAATTCTAAAATTCTCCGCGTTGTATCAGCCATCGTAATACTTCTATTTTTTACATTCTACACATCTTCTAGTCTAGTAGGCGGAGCAATACTATTGGAAAACTCCTTTGGCATGGACTATGAGCTTGCACTTTGGATCGGAGCAGCTGTCATTCTATCCTATACTTTATTTGGCGGCTTTCTGGCAGCAAGCTGGACTGATTTTATTCAAGGAATCTTAATGTTTCTCGCTTTAATTATTGTTCCTGCTGTAGCAATTTATGAGTTAGGTGGCTGGAATGAAACGGTGCAAATGATTGGAAATATTGATACCTCTCACTTGAATGTCTATTCCGGAGCAACGGCTATTGGCGTGATTTCACTATTAGCATGGGGGTTAGGTTATTTCGGTCAGCCACATATTATCGTTCGATTTATGGGAATAAAATCCACTAGTGAAATTCCTAAGGCTCGTTTAATTGGGATGGCTTGGATGATTCTTTCATTATTTGGTGCAATCTTTGTTGGTTTCGCTGGTATCTCCTACTTTGCTGATTCACCATTAGAAAACTCCGAAACAGTTTTTATTATGTTTTCTCAGGTATTATTTAACCCTTGGGTAGCAGGCTTTTTACTTGCAGCCATTCTTTCAGCAATCATGAGTACGGTTGACTCACAGCTGCTCGTTTCTTCAAGTGCTTTAGCTAATGATTTCTACAAGTCAATATTTAAAAAGGACGCTTCCAAGAAGGAAGAAATGATTGTTGGCAGAATTGCTGTTTTTGGTATCGCAATCATTGCGATTCTATTAGGCTATAGTCCTGATAGTAAAGTTCTTGAACTTGTCAGCTATGCATGGGCAGGCTTTGGAGCAGCCTTCGGTCCTGTCATCGTTCTTAGCTTGTTTTGGAAACGGATGACTCGAAACGGTGCTATTGCAGGGATTGTAGTTGGCGCTCTAACTGTTATTATTTGGGCACAGCTGACAGGAGGAATGTTCGATATTTACGAGTTAGCCCCTGGCTTCTTATTTGGTGTCTTGGCAATCATTATCGTCAGCTTGATTGATAAGGTTCCTTCAACAGCGGTTCAAGAGAAATTCGATACGTATAAAACTATTTTAAAAGAAAACTAA
- the proB gene encoding glutamate 5-kinase, with product MTSNTELQRIVIKIGSSSLTSRHGEISHKKLEKLADEIVKLKDLGYEVVLVSSGAIAAGYRRLGCLKRPQSLPEKQAAASIGQGLLMESYSKLFLSNGYVASQILITRSDFLDEDRYKNMRNTLNVLLERGIIPIVNENDTVTIDRLKFGDNDTLSAKVAGLIDADQLVILSDIDGLYDADPSKHLHAALVEHVNEITPEIEATAGGSGSSVGTGGMKSKIEAVKIAMASGITTFLGNASKKNIVVDAVNRKARGTYFTAEAPSINLNQRKKWIAFHSRPAGEIIINHQAKSRILEEHKSLLPSGIQYINGQFEKGAVIRIKDETGYELGCGVVNYSNEELLQLQTHETDSSFGQPYVMDISQFVCHLDVPITV from the coding sequence ATGACCTCGAACACAGAGCTTCAGAGGATCGTCATAAAAATAGGCAGTAGTTCGTTAACCAGCCGTCATGGTGAAATAAGCCATAAAAAACTAGAAAAATTAGCTGATGAAATAGTGAAATTAAAGGATCTTGGTTATGAGGTCGTACTTGTATCCTCGGGCGCTATCGCAGCTGGATACCGTCGGCTAGGATGTCTAAAACGGCCACAATCATTGCCAGAAAAACAGGCAGCTGCCTCTATTGGCCAAGGTCTCTTGATGGAATCATATTCGAAGTTATTTCTATCAAACGGCTATGTTGCATCACAGATCTTAATTACAAGAAGTGACTTCCTTGATGAGGATCGTTACAAAAACATGCGAAACACATTAAATGTTCTCTTAGAACGCGGCATTATCCCAATCGTAAATGAAAATGATACCGTGACAATTGATCGTTTAAAATTCGGTGATAATGATACACTCTCAGCGAAAGTAGCTGGACTCATTGATGCAGACCAACTAGTCATACTCTCCGATATTGATGGACTATATGATGCAGACCCCAGTAAGCATCTACACGCAGCCTTGGTGGAGCATGTAAATGAAATTACACCTGAAATTGAAGCAACTGCAGGTGGTTCAGGTAGCTCGGTTGGCACCGGCGGCATGAAGTCGAAAATCGAAGCAGTTAAAATTGCGATGGCATCAGGCATCACAACTTTCTTAGGAAATGCAAGCAAAAAAAATATTGTCGTTGATGCTGTTAATAGAAAAGCAAGAGGAACCTACTTTACAGCTGAAGCGCCTTCAATCAATTTAAATCAACGAAAAAAATGGATTGCTTTTCATTCGCGTCCTGCAGGTGAAATTATTATTAACCATCAGGCAAAGTCACGTATCCTGGAGGAGCATAAAAGCCTATTACCGTCAGGTATCCAATATATAAACGGTCAATTTGAAAAAGGTGCTGTTATCCGAATTAAGGATGAGACAGGTTATGAGCTAGGGTGTGGAGTTGTTAATTATTCCAATGAAGAATTACTTCAACTGCAAACACATGAAACAGATTCTTCCTTTGGTCAACCGTATGTAATGGATATTAGTCAATTTGTATGTCATTTAGATGTCCCCATCACCGTTTAG
- a CDS encoding alpha/beta hydrolase — MMNSPYEYSITLPEKMENGRKYPVIIALHGIGFDEQFLMKAVSELQEDFIIIGVRGDLPYEKGYAYYYLKGYGNPERDQFDSSIEKLKEYIDYSIGKYPIDQTKVYLMGFSQGAILSMSLALILGEKVKGIIPMNGYIPEFIKFEYPLKPIDHLNVFLCQGENDPIFPLNVGQANYNYFRDKAESVKYTIYPTEHKITKNNQYDVVAWLRHELEKISSPESKSGKLVSKE; from the coding sequence ATGATGAATAGTCCCTATGAATATAGTATTACTTTACCAGAGAAAATGGAAAACGGAAGAAAATATCCGGTTATCATTGCGTTGCATGGAATAGGATTTGATGAACAGTTTCTAATGAAGGCAGTTAGTGAACTGCAGGAGGATTTTATTATCATTGGGGTACGAGGGGATTTACCGTATGAAAAAGGCTATGCCTATTATTACTTAAAGGGGTATGGCAATCCGGAACGCGATCAATTTGACAGCTCGATTGAGAAGCTTAAGGAATATATTGACTATTCCATCGGAAAATATCCAATTGATCAAACTAAAGTATATCTGATGGGGTTTAGTCAAGGTGCTATCCTCAGTATGAGTCTTGCCCTAATATTAGGAGAAAAGGTAAAAGGGATTATCCCAATGAACGGTTATATTCCGGAATTTATCAAATTTGAATACCCTTTAAAACCCATTGATCATTTGAATGTGTTTCTGTGTCAGGGAGAAAATGATCCTATTTTTCCATTGAATGTGGGACAGGCTAACTATAATTACTTCCGTGATAAGGCAGAATCGGTTAAATATACGATTTATCCAACGGAACATAAAATAACAAAAAATAACCAGTATGATGTAGTGGCATGGCTTCGTCATGAATTAGAAAAGATAAGCAGTCCGGAAAGTAAATCAGGCAAATTGGTTTCCAAAGAGTAA
- a CDS encoding EcsC family protein, which yields MTETKEWLTEELTKVEVWEKDQSDLWFWERLGRLPFKLIDKWTPAIIQEKMGVMIDELGQYVQTGGSYLSSVSSLSSYYPDQSIQSLEDTAKLPITTMDQAVEKLSISRKKLAAIQGASTGIGGIFTLTIDIPLLLGLQLKTLQDIAICYGYNPYEKEERLFIVKCLQFVSADIVGKNAILVQLSKFDDKDVSVKREVLSELQGWREVVFTFRDQLGWKKLFQMIPLAGLIFGAFINRSAINDVAEAGMMLYRKRKIIDRLSTIQTTKES from the coding sequence GTGACTGAAACGAAAGAATGGTTAACAGAAGAGCTGACAAAAGTGGAGGTTTGGGAAAAAGACCAAAGTGATTTATGGTTCTGGGAAAGGCTTGGAAGACTGCCTTTTAAGTTGATTGATAAATGGACACCAGCCATTATTCAAGAAAAAATGGGTGTGATGATAGATGAATTGGGTCAATACGTTCAAACAGGTGGTAGCTATCTAAGCTCGGTGTCATCTCTATCCTCCTATTATCCGGACCAATCGATACAATCTTTAGAGGATACAGCCAAACTTCCTATTACTACCATGGATCAGGCAGTCGAAAAACTATCAATCAGCAGAAAAAAACTGGCAGCTATACAAGGTGCCAGCACAGGGATTGGTGGGATATTCACTTTAACCATCGATATCCCCCTCCTACTCGGTTTGCAATTAAAAACACTGCAGGATATTGCCATTTGTTATGGCTATAATCCTTACGAAAAGGAAGAGCGTTTATTTATTGTTAAATGCCTTCAGTTTGTATCTGCAGACATTGTTGGTAAGAACGCTATCCTTGTACAATTATCCAAATTTGATGATAAGGATGTATCGGTAAAACGCGAGGTGTTATCAGAGCTCCAGGGCTGGCGGGAAGTCGTTTTTACTTTTAGAGATCAACTAGGTTGGAAAAAGCTATTTCAAATGATTCCCCTAGCCGGACTCATTTTTGGTGCCTTTATCAATCGCTCGGCTATAAATGATGTCGCTGAAGCAGGTATGATGCTATACCGAAAGAGAAAAATCATCGACAGACTTTCCACTATTCAAACCACAAAAGAGTCTTGA
- the ssuE gene encoding NADPH-dependent FMN reductase, with amino-acid sequence MKKVVIITGTPTKPSRLHGVVDYVSEQIKELGLDVHHIDVVDMPAEDLLHANWNSPVIQAANQQISKADAVVIATPIYKASYTGILKAFLDLIPEKGLENKLLLPIIMGGTKAHLLMMEYALKPVLSVLGANQIEAGVFIHDSEARWADDGKVIIDTEVNNRLTVSVEKLCKNIMK; translated from the coding sequence TTGAAGAAGGTTGTCATAATCACAGGGACTCCAACGAAACCATCCCGTTTACATGGTGTCGTTGACTATGTTTCAGAACAAATAAAGGAGCTAGGATTAGACGTTCATCATATTGATGTGGTTGATATGCCAGCCGAGGATTTGCTACATGCAAATTGGAATAGTCCGGTTATACAAGCAGCTAACCAACAAATATCTAAGGCCGATGCGGTAGTTATAGCAACACCAATCTATAAGGCATCCTATACAGGGATACTAAAAGCATTTCTAGATTTAATTCCGGAAAAAGGCTTAGAAAATAAGCTATTACTTCCTATTATTATGGGTGGAACAAAGGCACATTTACTTATGATGGAATATGCGCTTAAACCTGTTCTATCCGTCTTAGGTGCTAATCAAATTGAAGCAGGTGTATTTATCCATGATTCAGAAGCGCGATGGGCTGATGATGGGAAAGTCATAATAGATACAGAAGTTAATAATCGTTTAACGGTATCTGTGGAGAAACTATGTAAAAATATTATGAAATAG
- the proC gene encoding pyrroline-5-carboxylate reductase, producing MLENKRIAFIGAGSMAEAMIAGIVQSGKIPANQIIVSNRSNRERLIQLEEAYGINGVTSDELQHCQMDMIILAMKPKDAETALQSIRDFIQPHHIILSVLAGITTSFIENFFPTGQQVIRVMPNTSSMIRESATGISSGKYTLDENMVIAEKLLESIGKVYRIPEDKMDIFTGLAGSGPAYFYYLMEHMEKQAANDGLSEATAREIIAQTILGAAKMIQNTKETPTVLRKKVTSPNGTTAAGLQALHIHGAGTAIEMAISEAAERSHEITTQLVKIRIPTKQNVPLD from the coding sequence ATGTTAGAAAACAAAAGAATCGCTTTTATCGGAGCAGGATCGATGGCAGAAGCGATGATAGCAGGAATCGTTCAATCCGGAAAGATTCCAGCAAATCAAATTATTGTTTCAAATCGTAGTAATAGAGAACGTCTTATACAGCTTGAAGAAGCTTACGGAATAAATGGAGTTACAAGTGATGAACTACAACACTGTCAAATGGATATGATTATCCTCGCTATGAAACCAAAGGATGCAGAAACAGCTCTACAATCAATTCGTGACTTCATACAACCACATCACATCATTCTATCTGTTTTAGCTGGAATTACAACCTCATTCATTGAAAATTTTTTCCCAACAGGTCAACAGGTGATTCGTGTCATGCCGAATACCTCCAGTATGATTAGAGAATCTGCAACAGGCATATCTTCCGGAAAGTACACTCTTGATGAAAATATGGTGATAGCCGAGAAATTGCTGGAAAGCATAGGAAAAGTATACCGTATTCCAGAAGATAAGATGGATATTTTTACCGGTCTTGCAGGAAGTGGACCTGCCTATTTCTATTACTTAATGGAACATATGGAAAAACAGGCTGCAAATGACGGCTTATCCGAAGCTACTGCTCGTGAAATTATCGCCCAAACCATCCTAGGTGCAGCCAAAATGATACAGAATACAAAGGAAACACCGACTGTATTAAGAAAAAAAGTTACTTCACCCAATGGAACAACTGCTGCAGGACTACAGGCCTTGCACATTCATGGTGCAGGAACGGCTATTGAAATGGCTATTTCAGAAGCAGCTGAGCGTTCACACGAAATAACGACACAACTAGTTAAAATACGAATACCGACAAAGCAAAATGTGCCATTAGATTAA
- a CDS encoding amidohydrolase family protein, with translation MHDFHTHYIPSEVLEWINNNSDTINARWVVKEDSIEESLVIKEKTRIQLKKNLVNFDAFIQGQENVGVSHSMLSPVPQLFLYDFPVDVSTELSRIYNQALAQLAAKHPGKLSALGTVPLANPVKAAQVLKEAVQLGLKGVMIGPGVRNQMLTDPFFKAFFEEANRLKAILYIHPLANNDPRLKRRMMPNLIGEPWDITVCATDLVLSGFADKYPDVKIVFAYGGGFLPYQIGRLDKGYEQWEVVSANLQAPPSEYVKRFWYDAVLGSQESIELLIKTVGEDRVIPGSDANVSLWESALNISDKGVHSLLAESVNIK, from the coding sequence ATGCACGATTTTCATACTCATTACATCCCTAGTGAAGTACTAGAATGGATAAACAATAACAGTGATACGATTAATGCTCGTTGGGTCGTTAAAGAAGATTCGATAGAAGAATCCCTCGTGATTAAGGAAAAAACCCGAATCCAATTGAAAAAAAACTTAGTTAATTTTGATGCCTTTATACAAGGTCAAGAAAATGTAGGTGTAAGTCATTCGATGCTCTCGCCAGTTCCACAGCTTTTTCTGTATGACTTTCCTGTCGATGTGAGCACAGAGCTTTCGAGAATTTACAACCAAGCATTGGCTCAATTGGCGGCTAAGCATCCAGGAAAGCTTTCAGCTTTGGGCACAGTTCCTTTGGCAAACCCTGTTAAAGCAGCACAGGTATTAAAGGAAGCAGTTCAACTTGGCTTAAAGGGTGTGATGATTGGACCTGGAGTAAGAAATCAGATGTTGACTGATCCTTTCTTTAAAGCATTCTTTGAAGAAGCAAACCGATTAAAAGCTATTCTATACATACACCCGTTAGCCAACAATGACCCTAGATTAAAGCGAAGAATGATGCCGAATCTAATTGGAGAACCATGGGATATAACCGTTTGTGCCACTGATTTAGTTTTAAGCGGTTTCGCAGATAAATATCCAGATGTAAAAATTGTATTTGCCTACGGTGGAGGCTTCCTTCCATACCAAATCGGACGATTAGATAAAGGCTATGAACAATGGGAGGTTGTGTCAGCCAATTTACAAGCACCACCTTCTGAATATGTAAAACGCTTTTGGTATGATGCAGTATTAGGCAGTCAGGAAAGCATTGAGCTTCTCATCAAAACAGTTGGTGAAGACCGTGTTATCCCAGGTTCAGATGCTAATGTATCCCTTTGGGAAAGCGCTTTAAATATAAGTGATAAAGGCGTTCATTCGCTATTAGCTGAGTCTGTAAACATAAAATAA
- the nhaC gene encoding Na+/H+ antiporter NhaC, producing the protein MTEQKVPQMKFGVAILPLIIMIIAMVISIVVLEQGPHIPLLIGTVAAGLVAWRSGYKWDHIEESMYKGIRLALPAVAIIMLVGLIIGAWIGGGIVATMIYYGLKVITPAFFLSAICIICTVVCLAIGSSWSTMATVGVAGMGIGLSMGIPAPMIAGAIISGAYFGDKISPLSDNTTLAAGLTETDLFEHIKNSLYTTVPAWLVAVVVYFFIGRQFAGSQMDSGSISQTMRVLEESFVISPWLLLVPAIVIGLVAKKVPALPALFVGVVLGFLCHVFVQGGNITDAVAALQSGFVIDTGNEMVDNLFNRGGLDSMMYTVSMTIVAMTFGGILEHAGMLQAIVDKILKLAKTAKGLITSTILTCFATNVTCSEQYISVVVPARMYANAYKEKGLHSKNLSRALGDGGTLTSVFVPWNTCGVFIFGTLGVHAFEYAPYAILNWITPVISIIFAITGFTIAKIATTKPGEDEISKAV; encoded by the coding sequence ATGACTGAACAAAAAGTACCACAAATGAAATTTGGAGTTGCCATACTTCCATTAATCATCATGATAATTGCCATGGTAATTTCAATTGTTGTTCTAGAGCAAGGCCCGCATATTCCTTTATTAATTGGTACAGTCGCAGCTGGTTTAGTGGCTTGGAGATCCGGATATAAATGGGATCACATAGAAGAATCCATGTACAAAGGGATTCGACTTGCACTACCTGCAGTGGCTATCATTATGCTGGTTGGTCTTATCATTGGAGCATGGATTGGTGGCGGTATTGTAGCTACGATGATTTATTATGGATTAAAGGTGATTACACCTGCATTTTTCTTATCTGCGATTTGCATCATTTGTACAGTGGTTTGTTTAGCAATCGGTAGTTCTTGGTCTACAATGGCAACAGTAGGGGTTGCCGGAATGGGTATTGGATTAAGTATGGGAATTCCTGCTCCAATGATTGCTGGGGCAATCATTTCAGGTGCATATTTTGGAGATAAAATCTCACCGTTATCAGATAATACAACGCTTGCAGCTGGTTTAACTGAAACAGATTTATTTGAACATATTAAAAACAGTCTTTATACAACAGTTCCAGCCTGGTTAGTTGCTGTTGTGGTTTACTTTTTTATCGGTAGACAATTTGCCGGATCGCAAATGGATAGTGGAAGTATCAGTCAAACGATGCGCGTACTAGAAGAAAGCTTTGTTATTTCACCATGGTTACTATTAGTACCAGCAATTGTTATTGGCTTGGTTGCCAAAAAGGTACCGGCACTTCCTGCCTTATTCGTCGGAGTTGTTTTAGGATTCTTATGCCACGTGTTTGTTCAAGGTGGAAATATTACAGATGCAGTAGCTGCGCTTCAAAGTGGCTTTGTGATTGATACAGGAAATGAAATGGTTGATAATCTTTTCAATCGTGGTGGTTTGGACTCAATGATGTATACGGTTTCAATGACGATTGTTGCCATGACATTTGGCGGAATTCTGGAGCATGCAGGAATGCTACAAGCAATTGTTGATAAAATTTTAAAGCTTGCAAAAACAGCAAAGGGACTTATTACTTCAACGATTCTTACATGCTTTGCTACAAATGTTACTTGCTCTGAGCAATATATTTCAGTCGTTGTACCCGCACGTATGTATGCCAATGCCTATAAGGAAAAAGGGCTGCATTCAAAGAACCTATCTCGTGCATTAGGTGACGGCGGTACGTTAACATCTGTATTCGTTCCTTGGAATACATGTGGTGTGTTTATTTTTGGAACACTTGGAGTTCATGCATTTGAATATGCTCCATATGCCATCTTAAACTGGATTACTCCTGTCATCTCAATCATTTTTGCTATCACTGGCTTTACCATTGCGAAAATCGCAACAACTAAACCAGGTGAGGATGAAATATCTAAAGCGGTATAA
- a CDS encoding TIGR04053 family radical SAM/SPASM domain-containing protein, translated as MMVNNIHHPHAHMHGKKIDYNENPFIVIWEVTRACQLKCVHCRADAQLTPDPRELTHDEGLKLIDEIYEMNNPMLVFTGGDCMLREDLFELAQYAINKGMRVSMTPSATENVTKEKMERAKKVGLARWGFSLDAPTAEIHDQFRGTPGSFELTIEKIKYLNELKMPVQINTVISRYNYDHLEEMAKLVAELKAVMWYIFLLVPTGRGQIGACISPAEHEQVFRWLYELSKTAPYDIKTTAAQAYRRVVLQQKMREHKIDKGEIHYEDTITTDMASRNDGLKRAPKGVNDGNGFAFISHIGDVMPSGLLPIKAGNVRETPLAEIYREAKVFKELRQPDLYKGKCGVCEYRNICGGSRSRAYAVTGDYMESEPFCVYIPEILRSKEHKI; from the coding sequence ATGATGGTAAATAATATACATCATCCACATGCACATATGCACGGCAAAAAAATTGATTATAATGAAAACCCTTTTATTGTGATCTGGGAGGTCACTCGAGCTTGTCAGCTGAAATGCGTTCACTGTCGGGCTGACGCGCAGCTAACGCCGGATCCTAGGGAATTAACTCACGATGAAGGGCTTAAGTTAATTGATGAAATCTATGAAATGAATAATCCAATGCTTGTTTTTACAGGCGGAGATTGTATGCTGAGAGAGGATTTATTTGAACTGGCACAATATGCCATCAATAAAGGTATGCGGGTTTCTATGACGCCAAGCGCAACGGAAAATGTGACAAAAGAAAAAATGGAACGGGCAAAGAAGGTTGGACTTGCTAGATGGGGCTTTAGTCTTGATGCACCGACCGCTGAAATTCATGATCAATTTCGCGGTACCCCTGGTTCATTTGAACTGACAATTGAAAAAATAAAATATTTAAATGAATTGAAAATGCCTGTCCAAATCAACACCGTTATTTCACGCTATAATTATGATCATTTAGAGGAAATGGCTAAATTAGTTGCGGAGTTAAAAGCGGTAATGTGGTACATCTTTCTGCTGGTTCCAACTGGAAGGGGACAAATAGGTGCCTGTATTAGTCCTGCAGAGCATGAACAGGTATTTCGTTGGTTGTATGAATTAAGCAAAACGGCTCCATACGATATTAAAACAACCGCGGCACAAGCCTATCGCCGTGTAGTTCTACAGCAAAAGATGCGTGAGCATAAAATCGATAAGGGCGAAATTCATTATGAAGATACGATTACGACCGATATGGCTTCAAGAAATGATGGCTTAAAGCGGGCTCCGAAAGGGGTCAATGATGGGAACGGATTTGCCTTTATATCTCATATTGGTGATGTTATGCCAAGCGGCTTGTTACCAATAAAAGCTGGTAATGTAAGGGAGACACCACTTGCCGAAATCTATCGAGAAGCAAAAGTATTTAAAGAATTAAGGCAGCCTGACCTTTACAAGGGAAAATGTGGTGTATGTGAATACAGGAATATTTGCGGCGGGTCTAGATCAAGAGCTTATGCGGTAACAGGTGATTATATGGAAAGTGAACCCTTCTGTGTCTATATACCGGAGATACTCAGAAGTAAAGAGCATAAGATTTAA
- a CDS encoding GNAT family N-acetyltransferase has translation MKSQLQAGRIKLVQTERKHAPALFLFWSDPDVTRYMNIETFTNVDEAITMIDLLNKLAAKKQANRYTIMTGQNDTIVGSCGFNYFDYDNEKAEIGYDLGKEYWGKGFASEAVTILLQYGFQELNLNRIEAKVAPENARSKKLLEKLGFYYEGLLRESEKTKEGFIDAMLYSILQKDFQSKIFK, from the coding sequence GTGAAATCACAATTACAAGCAGGCAGGATTAAGCTTGTCCAAACCGAACGAAAGCATGCTCCAGCATTGTTTTTGTTCTGGTCAGATCCGGATGTAACCCGCTATATGAATATTGAAACGTTTACAAATGTCGACGAAGCGATTACGATGATTGATTTATTAAATAAGCTAGCAGCCAAAAAACAAGCGAATCGATATACTATCATGACGGGGCAGAATGATACGATCGTCGGCAGCTGCGGCTTTAATTATTTCGATTATGATAATGAGAAAGCAGAGATTGGCTATGATTTAGGGAAAGAGTATTGGGGAAAAGGGTTTGCGAGTGAAGCAGTAACTATTTTACTGCAATATGGATTTCAGGAGTTGAATTTGAACAGAATTGAGGCAAAGGTCGCCCCAGAAAATGCACGTTCAAAAAAACTATTAGAAAAATTGGGATTTTACTATGAAGGGCTTCTTCGTGAATCTGAAAAGACGAAGGAGGGTTTTATAGATGCTATGTTGTATTCTATCCTACAAAAGGATTTTCAAAGTAAAATCTTCAAATAA